One part of the Streptomyces lienomycini genome encodes these proteins:
- a CDS encoding AAA family ATPase has translation MGPQDPQRASAAQDTAERLRAIVGELSDRFYERADVVRTLVVTLLAGQHSLVLGPPGTAKSEMARELTGRIVGASYWEILLSKFTAPTRMFGPIDVAALARGEYRQVYDGRATTAHVAFIDEIFKCSTAALNETLGYLNERIYHPESGGAPVHCPLIGAITASNELPEGEDSAAIYDRLLVRIEVTYLEDPSNFAALVRSAVGRPAAPARTTVELSALRQAVTEAVPAVDVPDAIVDAVCTLRAALRRRELIASDRRWRQAVGLLQASAYLDGRSVVADGDLSVLTHVLWNSPAQRPTVEREVLQLVNPDAKEALDLADTIEELETQLDAMAGQSREALSEWVIKKAHNRLAMAGKRLERLRAEAAGAGRSTAAIDRVTGRQRAVRARVLTEALGVDASTVRAQL, from the coding sequence ATGGGCCCACAGGACCCGCAGAGGGCATCGGCCGCCCAGGACACGGCCGAGCGGCTCCGGGCGATCGTCGGCGAGTTGTCGGACCGCTTCTACGAACGGGCCGACGTAGTGCGGACGCTGGTGGTGACCCTGCTGGCCGGTCAGCACTCGCTGGTGCTCGGGCCGCCGGGAACGGCGAAGTCCGAGATGGCCCGGGAACTCACCGGCAGGATCGTGGGGGCGTCCTACTGGGAGATCCTGCTGTCGAAGTTCACCGCGCCGACGAGGATGTTCGGTCCCATCGACGTCGCCGCGCTGGCCCGCGGCGAGTACCGGCAGGTCTACGACGGTCGCGCCACGACCGCGCACGTCGCGTTCATCGACGAGATCTTCAAGTGTTCCACGGCGGCACTGAACGAGACGCTGGGTTACCTCAACGAACGGATCTACCACCCCGAGAGCGGCGGCGCACCCGTCCACTGCCCCCTCATCGGCGCCATCACGGCGAGCAACGAACTGCCCGAGGGCGAGGACTCCGCCGCGATCTACGACCGGCTGCTGGTCCGGATCGAGGTCACGTACCTGGAGGATCCCTCGAACTTCGCCGCGCTGGTCCGCTCCGCCGTCGGCCGCCCGGCGGCACCGGCGCGCACCACCGTGGAACTGTCCGCGCTGCGGCAGGCGGTGACCGAGGCCGTTCCCGCCGTGGACGTGCCCGACGCAATCGTGGACGCGGTGTGCACGCTGCGGGCCGCGTTGCGCCGCAGGGAACTGATCGCCTCCGACCGCCGCTGGCGGCAGGCGGTGGGGCTGCTCCAGGCGTCCGCCTACCTCGACGGGCGCTCCGTGGTCGCCGACGGCGATCTGTCGGTGCTGACCCATGTGCTGTGGAACTCCCCCGCCCAGCGCCCCACCGTCGAACGCGAGGTGCTGCAACTGGTCAACCCGGACGCCAAGGAGGCCCTCGACCTAGCCGACACCATCGAGGAACTGGAGACGCAGCTCGACGCGATGGCCGGGCAGTCCCGCGAGGCGCTGAGCGAGTGGGTGATCAAGAAGGCCCACAACCGGCTGGCCATGGCGGGCAAGCGGCTGGAGAGGCTGCGTGCGGAGGCGGCGGGCGCCGGGCGCTCCACGGCCGCGATCGACCGGGTCACCGGGCGCCAGCGCGCCGTCCGCGCCCGGGTGCTCACCGAGGCCCTCGGCGTGGACGCGAGCACCGTACGGGCGCAGCTCTGA
- a CDS encoding vWA domain-containing protein: MGGAPTRPDEPPERAGQWPAPTAAPAARHTGALVADRLDRLTWRDTYEQSPALRELAEELAGLHEHTADLLTDVFLAAYKVRPRLREAAGMDPSRLVNHRVVGALLQSPHFAELHRETAGDAYAAAVAVLAQGSTLRRMLDDTRPARDRDERAERARRSAEDAADAVAETLREAAGEAGEDGTVPGPAADAVRRTDASVRPATEQAVSQARQALAAAVPGAGAARGALVRSTAAAGEESALMRAWGVGSGELERMAFDERARLAERLRGGRLAQWAELIGRFRQMAEGERARKVENATGELIGVTLGDDLSRVVPSELALLGLPELRAVFAARYAAGELMLYDRRGEHTTGRGAVIACVDTSHSMYEAGPGGITREAWAKACALALLDQARHAGRDFVGILFSAADRLRVFRFPADRPADPARTVDFAETFLGGGTSYQRPLSAASELLEEEFNDSARTRGDIVMLTDDDCGVTPEWMRDWNDAKRRLGFRVFGVGIGAPRVAAAGSVLEALCDNLRSVEDFTDVHAAADLFRVI; the protein is encoded by the coding sequence ATGGGCGGGGCACCGACGCGGCCCGACGAGCCGCCGGAGCGGGCCGGGCAGTGGCCGGCGCCGACGGCGGCCCCTGCCGCACGGCACACCGGGGCCCTGGTCGCGGACCGTCTCGACCGGCTCACCTGGCGCGACACCTATGAGCAGTCGCCCGCCCTGCGCGAACTGGCGGAGGAACTGGCCGGGCTCCACGAGCACACCGCCGACCTCCTCACCGACGTCTTCCTGGCCGCCTACAAGGTCCGCCCGCGCCTGCGCGAGGCCGCCGGGATGGACCCCTCCCGGCTGGTCAACCACCGCGTCGTCGGCGCGCTGCTTCAGTCGCCGCACTTCGCCGAGTTGCACCGGGAGACGGCCGGCGACGCGTACGCCGCCGCCGTGGCCGTGCTCGCCCAGGGCAGCACGCTGCGTCGGATGCTGGACGACACCCGGCCCGCCCGGGACCGGGACGAGCGGGCCGAGCGAGCGCGGCGGAGCGCCGAGGACGCGGCGGACGCCGTCGCCGAGACGCTCCGGGAGGCCGCCGGGGAGGCGGGCGAGGACGGCACCGTGCCGGGACCGGCCGCCGACGCCGTACGACGGACGGACGCGAGCGTTCGGCCCGCGACCGAACAGGCGGTTTCGCAGGCCCGTCAGGCCCTCGCGGCCGCGGTCCCCGGCGCCGGAGCCGCCCGGGGCGCGCTGGTGAGGTCGACGGCGGCCGCGGGAGAGGAATCCGCGCTGATGCGGGCCTGGGGCGTCGGCTCCGGCGAGCTGGAGCGGATGGCGTTCGACGAACGCGCCCGGCTGGCCGAGCGGTTGCGCGGCGGCCGGCTCGCCCAATGGGCCGAACTGATCGGCCGCTTCCGGCAGATGGCCGAGGGCGAGCGCGCCCGCAAGGTGGAGAACGCCACCGGGGAGCTGATCGGGGTCACACTCGGCGACGACCTCTCCCGTGTCGTCCCGTCCGAGCTGGCCCTTCTCGGACTGCCCGAACTGCGTGCGGTGTTCGCCGCCCGCTACGCGGCCGGGGAGCTGATGCTCTACGACAGACGGGGAGAGCACACCACGGGCCGGGGCGCCGTCATCGCCTGCGTGGACACCTCGCACTCCATGTACGAGGCGGGGCCCGGCGGCATCACCCGGGAGGCGTGGGCGAAGGCGTGCGCGCTGGCACTGCTGGACCAGGCCCGCCATGCGGGGCGTGACTTCGTCGGCATCCTGTTCTCCGCCGCCGACAGGCTCCGGGTCTTCCGCTTCCCGGCGGACCGGCCCGCGGACCCGGCCCGCACCGTCGACTTCGCGGAGACCTTCCTCGGGGGCGGCACCAGCTACCAGCGGCCGCTGTCGGCGGCGAGCGAACTGCTCGAGGAGGAGTTCAACGACAGCGCCCGCACCCGCGGCGACATCGTGATGCTCACCGACGACGACTGCGGCGTCACGCCGGAGTGGATGCGCGACTGGAACGACGCCAAACGCCGACTGGGCTTCCGGGTCTTCGGCGTGGGGATCGGCGCCCCGCGCGTCGCGGCGGCCGGTTCGGTCCTCGAGGCCCTGTGCGACAACCTCCGGTCCGTCGAGGACTTCACCGACGTGCACGCCGCCGCCGATCTGTTCCGCGTCATCTGA
- a CDS encoding SAM-dependent methyltransferase: protein MSDSGWPADRIDTEHAHSARIYDYILGGKDYYPADREAGDAMAKEWPALPVHMRANRDWMNRAVRWLAEEAGLRQFLDIGTGIPTSPNLHEIAQSVAPEARVVYVDNDPIVLTLSQGLLSSTPEGRTTYIEADFQRPEAVLESDEFRRTLDLTRPVALTVIAIVHFVLDEDDAVGIVRRLMEPLPSGSYLAMTIGTAEFAPEEVGRVAREYAARDMPMRLRTIDEAHEFFEGLDLTGPGIVQVHKWRPDDRGEQGVRDEDIAMYGAVARKP, encoded by the coding sequence TTGTCCGACAGCGGATGGCCGGCCGACCGAATCGACACCGAGCACGCGCACTCGGCGCGGATCTACGACTACATCCTGGGAGGGAAGGACTACTACCCCGCCGACCGGGAGGCGGGCGACGCGATGGCCAAGGAATGGCCCGCCCTGCCCGTCCACATGCGTGCCAACCGGGACTGGATGAACCGCGCGGTGCGCTGGCTGGCCGAGGAGGCCGGTCTGCGCCAGTTCCTCGACATCGGCACCGGCATCCCCACCTCGCCCAACCTGCACGAGATCGCGCAGTCGGTGGCCCCCGAGGCGCGGGTGGTCTACGTCGACAACGACCCGATCGTCCTCACCCTGTCCCAGGGCCTGCTGTCCAGCACCCCCGAGGGCCGCACGACGTACATCGAGGCGGACTTCCAGCGCCCCGAAGCCGTCCTCGAGTCCGACGAGTTCCGCAGGACACTGGACCTGACCAGGCCGGTCGCCCTCACCGTGATCGCGATCGTCCACTTCGTCCTGGACGAGGACGACGCGGTCGGCATCGTCCGCCGCCTCATGGAACCCCTGCCCTCGGGGAGTTACCTGGCCATGACCATCGGCACCGCGGAGTTCGCCCCCGAAGAGGTGGGCCGGGTCGCACGCGAGTACGCGGCCCGCGACATGCCGATGCGGCTGCGGACCATCGACGAGGCCCACGAGTTCTTCGAGGGGCTGGACCTGACCGGGCCGGGCATCGTCCAGGTCCACAAGTGGCGCCCGGACGACAGGGGCGAACAGGGCGTCCGCGACGAGGACATCGCGATGTACGGGGCGGTGGCCCGCAAGCCGTGA
- a CDS encoding helix-turn-helix domain-containing protein, whose protein sequence is MTAETDWGGAPSVLRMILGRQLEELRTRAGLSFEQAAEAIGVSHSTIRRLEAAKVARLRLPDVEKLLQVYGVRDQQEIDTFLKSAREANKRGWWHTYRDVMPDWFAAYLSLEQAALHIRAYESGFVHGLLQTPAYARALLGAGNPHASSVATERRVALRMRRQEILTRPLPPRLWVVMDETVLRWPVGGADVMRQQVDHLIEVGRLPHVTLQIMPFTSGPHPALRAGAFDLFRFRAPELPDIVYLGGLVGAVYLDKADDVVVYREALDRLGAQAVPARGTEEVLGALRKEL, encoded by the coding sequence GTGACCGCGGAGACCGACTGGGGCGGTGCCCCCTCCGTGCTGCGGATGATCCTCGGCAGGCAGCTGGAGGAGTTGCGCACCCGCGCCGGTCTCTCGTTCGAGCAGGCCGCCGAGGCCATCGGGGTGAGCCACTCCACGATCCGCCGCCTCGAGGCCGCCAAGGTGGCCCGGCTGCGGCTGCCGGACGTGGAGAAACTCCTCCAGGTCTACGGCGTCCGCGACCAGCAGGAGATCGACACCTTCCTGAAGTCGGCCCGCGAGGCGAACAAACGGGGATGGTGGCACACCTACCGCGACGTCATGCCGGACTGGTTCGCCGCGTACCTGAGCCTGGAGCAGGCGGCCCTGCACATCCGTGCCTACGAGTCCGGGTTCGTGCACGGCCTGCTGCAGACCCCGGCCTACGCGCGGGCCCTGCTGGGCGCGGGCAACCCGCACGCCTCCTCCGTCGCCACCGAGCGGCGGGTGGCCCTGCGCATGCGGCGCCAGGAGATCCTCACCCGCCCCTTGCCGCCCCGCCTGTGGGTCGTGATGGACGAAACGGTCCTGCGCTGGCCCGTCGGCGGTGCCGACGTGATGCGGCAGCAGGTGGACCATCTGATCGAGGTGGGCCGGCTGCCCCACGTGACGCTCCAGATCATGCCGTTCACCTCCGGCCCGCACCCCGCCCTGCGCGCCGGCGCCTTCGACCTCTTCCGCTTCCGGGCCCCCGAACTCCCCGACATCGTCTACCTCGGTGGACTCGTGGGCGCCGTCTACCTGGACAAGGCCGACGACGTGGTCGTCTACCGCGAGGCGCTGGACCGGCTCGGCGCCCAGGCCGTCCCGGCCCGGGGCACCGAGGAAGTCCTCGGCGCGCTGCGCAAGGAACTGTGA
- a CDS encoding glycoside hydrolase family 64 protein: MLSPRKLTASLAVAASIGAVAVVVGPAEPASAVPDTIPLTLRNDSGSAEQVYVYVIGTELASGRQGYADESGAFHAWPAGGAPPVPAPDASFAGPANGGSKTVRLPKFSGRVYFSYGGKLDFRLADGGLVQPAVQNADDPNHDTLFNWTEYTLNDSGLWINSTQVDMFSAPYSVGLTAGDGSTKQTGSLKPDGYKAVADGLTQQGGGWEGLVQTRGDGSPLRVLAPGHGVGSGDLPAGVLDDYIDRVWGKYASETLMVTPFKEQPDTKFFGRVNGDRMDFTDGSGAVVTSFEKPDSDSVFGCYNKLDAPNDQVRGPISRTLCAAYNRSTLLTNPEQPDAGDSGFYQDDVTNHYARLVHGQMRDGRAYAFAFDDVGNHESLVHDGDPEDAAITFESFD; encoded by the coding sequence GTGCTTTCCCCACGCAAGCTGACGGCGTCCCTGGCCGTCGCGGCGTCGATCGGCGCCGTGGCCGTCGTCGTCGGACCGGCCGAACCGGCGTCGGCGGTACCGGACACCATCCCGCTCACCCTGAGGAACGACTCGGGCAGCGCCGAACAGGTCTACGTCTACGTGATCGGCACCGAACTCGCCTCGGGGCGGCAGGGGTACGCCGACGAGAGCGGCGCCTTCCACGCCTGGCCGGCCGGTGGCGCCCCGCCCGTCCCGGCGCCCGACGCCTCGTTCGCCGGCCCCGCAAACGGCGGGTCAAAGACCGTTCGGCTTCCGAAGTTCTCCGGCCGGGTCTACTTCTCGTACGGCGGGAAGCTCGACTTCCGGCTCGCCGACGGCGGCCTCGTGCAGCCCGCCGTCCAGAACGCCGACGACCCCAACCACGACACGCTGTTCAACTGGACCGAGTACACGCTCAACGACTCCGGGCTGTGGATCAACTCCACCCAGGTGGACATGTTCTCGGCCCCCTACTCCGTCGGTCTGACCGCGGGCGACGGCTCCACGAAGCAGACCGGTTCGCTGAAGCCCGACGGGTACAAGGCGGTCGCCGACGGGCTCACCCAGCAGGGCGGCGGCTGGGAAGGACTGGTCCAGACCCGGGGCGACGGCTCGCCGCTGCGCGTCCTGGCTCCCGGGCACGGCGTCGGCTCCGGAGACCTGCCCGCCGGCGTGCTGGACGACTACATCGACCGCGTCTGGGGCAAGTACGCCTCCGAGACGCTGATGGTGACACCGTTCAAGGAGCAGCCGGACACGAAGTTCTTCGGCAGGGTCAACGGCGACAGGATGGACTTCACCGACGGCAGCGGCGCGGTGGTGACCTCCTTCGAGAAGCCGGACTCCGACTCGGTCTTCGGCTGCTACAACAAGCTCGACGCCCCCAACGACCAGGTGCGCGGGCCCATTTCGCGCACCCTGTGCGCCGCGTACAACCGCTCCACGCTGCTCACCAACCCCGAGCAGCCCGACGCCGGCGACTCCGGCTTCTACCAGGACGACGTCACCAACCACTACGCCCGCCTCGTCCACGGGCAGATGCGGGACGGCCGGGCGTACGCCTTCGCCTTCGACGACGTCGGCAACCACGAGTCGCTGGTGCACGACGGCGACCCCGAGGACGCGGCGATCACGTTCGAGTCCTTCGACTGA
- a CDS encoding FAD-binding and (Fe-S)-binding domain-containing protein, translating to MPLLEPKPESLRPTAVRAAAADRVADGRATGTPEALRAELTALLGPDKVLWKISDLVKYASDASPYRFVPQVVVLPEDIDEVSAVMAYARAGGRNVVFRAAGTSLNGQAQGEDILVDVRRHFTGIEVLDDGARARIRPGTTVMRANATLARYGRILGPDPASAIACTVGGVVANNASGMTAGTTRNSYRTLASLTFVLPGGTVVDTADPHADETLARTEPELCEGLLALKAEIEADPALTARIRAKYEIKNTNGYRLDAFLDGATPVQILRGLMVGSEGTFGFISDVVFDTLPLDRKVSSGLLFFPSLTAAAAAVPLFNEAGALAVELMDGNTLRASVSVAGVPADWADLPRETAALLVEFRAPDEAGQEAFERAAARVVERLELVAPVASVTNGFTREAKVISGYWKARKAFVTAVGGSRPAGTTLITEDFAVPPSRLADACEELLGLQAEHGFDAAVAGHAAHGNLHFLLAFDAAKTSDVDRYAAFMDDFCRMTVERFDGSLKAEHATGRNIAPFLELEWGPRATELMWRVKQVIDPDGVLAPRVVLDRDPRAHLRGLKTIPGIEPVADPCIECGFCEPTCPSQDLTTTPRQRIVLRREMLRQPAGSPVEEQLLASYGYDAVDTCAGDSTCAIACPVGIDTGAMMKDFRHRRHSPREERIAALTAKRFRAVEASARLAVGAADRIGDRLLTAATGLARKAVRPDLMPEWLPELPGAAARTVPPTSRAGASAVYYPACVNRIFAGPESDATPSLQQAVVDVSARAGRPVWIPDDVAGTCCSTIWHSKGYEDGNTVMANRVVEAAWAWTDGGRLPLVVDASSCTLGIQHEVVPYLTDANRQLHEHLDVVDSVVWAAEELLPRLTVLRTAGSAVLHPTCSMHHLGDVDRLREVAGAVADEVVVPDDAGCCAFAGDRGMLHKELTASATAKEAAEVTSRAYDAHLSANRMCEIGMDRATGRAYYSVLIELDRATRP from the coding sequence ATGCCCCTGCTGGAGCCCAAGCCGGAATCCCTGCGTCCCACGGCGGTCCGCGCCGCGGCGGCCGACCGGGTCGCCGACGGCCGGGCCACGGGCACCCCCGAAGCGCTGCGCGCCGAGCTGACCGCCCTGCTGGGCCCGGACAAGGTCCTGTGGAAGATCTCCGACCTGGTGAAGTACGCCTCCGACGCCAGCCCCTACCGCTTCGTCCCCCAGGTCGTCGTCCTCCCCGAGGACATCGACGAGGTCTCCGCGGTCATGGCCTACGCCCGCGCGGGCGGCCGCAACGTCGTCTTCCGCGCCGCCGGCACCAGCCTCAACGGCCAGGCCCAGGGCGAGGACATCCTCGTCGACGTGCGCCGCCACTTCACCGGCATCGAGGTCCTGGACGACGGCGCGCGGGCCCGCATCCGGCCCGGCACCACGGTCATGCGGGCCAACGCCACGCTCGCCCGGTACGGCAGGATCCTGGGCCCCGACCCGGCCAGCGCCATCGCCTGCACCGTCGGCGGAGTCGTCGCCAACAACGCCTCCGGGATGACCGCGGGCACCACCCGCAACTCGTACCGCACCCTGGCCTCGCTGACCTTCGTGCTGCCCGGCGGCACCGTCGTCGACACCGCCGACCCGCACGCGGACGAGACACTGGCGCGGACCGAGCCGGAGCTGTGCGAGGGGCTGCTCGCGCTCAAGGCGGAGATCGAGGCGGACCCGGCGCTCACCGCCCGGATCCGCGCCAAGTACGAGATCAAGAACACCAACGGCTACCGGCTGGACGCCTTCCTGGACGGTGCCACGCCCGTGCAGATCCTGCGCGGGCTGATGGTCGGCTCCGAGGGGACCTTCGGGTTCATCTCCGATGTCGTCTTCGACACCCTGCCGCTGGACCGCAAGGTCTCCAGCGGTCTGCTCTTCTTCCCCTCGCTGACCGCCGCCGCCGCGGCCGTGCCCCTGTTCAACGAGGCCGGAGCCCTCGCAGTCGAGCTGATGGACGGCAACACGCTGCGCGCCTCGGTGAGCGTGGCGGGCGTGCCGGCCGACTGGGCCGACCTGCCGCGGGAGACCGCGGCGCTGCTGGTGGAGTTCCGGGCGCCCGACGAGGCGGGCCAGGAAGCCTTCGAGCGAGCGGCGGCCCGGGTCGTCGAGCGGCTCGAACTGGTCGCCCCGGTCGCCTCGGTGACCAACGGGTTCACCCGCGAGGCCAAGGTGATCTCGGGATACTGGAAGGCCCGCAAGGCCTTCGTCACGGCCGTCGGGGGCTCCCGTCCGGCGGGCACCACCCTGATCACGGAGGACTTCGCGGTCCCGCCGTCCAGGCTCGCCGACGCCTGCGAGGAACTCCTCGGACTCCAGGCGGAGCACGGTTTCGACGCCGCCGTCGCCGGTCACGCCGCCCACGGCAACCTGCACTTCCTGCTCGCCTTCGACGCGGCCAAGACCTCCGACGTCGACCGGTACGCGGCGTTCATGGACGACTTCTGCCGCATGACCGTGGAGCGGTTCGACGGATCCCTGAAGGCGGAGCACGCCACCGGGCGCAACATCGCCCCCTTCCTGGAGCTGGAATGGGGCCCCAGGGCGACCGAGCTGATGTGGCGCGTCAAACAGGTCATCGACCCCGACGGCGTACTGGCCCCGCGGGTCGTCCTCGACCGCGACCCCAGGGCCCATCTGCGCGGACTGAAGACGATCCCCGGGATCGAACCGGTCGCCGACCCCTGCATCGAGTGCGGCTTCTGCGAACCCACCTGCCCCAGCCAGGATCTGACGACCACCCCGCGCCAGCGCATCGTGCTGCGCCGGGAGATGCTGCGGCAGCCCGCCGGTTCGCCCGTGGAGGAACAGCTCCTGGCCTCCTACGGCTACGACGCCGTCGACACCTGCGCGGGCGACTCCACCTGCGCGATCGCCTGTCCGGTCGGCATCGACACCGGCGCCATGATGAAGGACTTCCGCCACCGCAGGCACTCGCCGCGCGAGGAGCGGATCGCCGCGCTCACCGCGAAGCGCTTTCGGGCCGTTGAGGCGTCGGCACGCCTCGCGGTCGGCGCGGCGGACAGGATCGGCGACCGGCTGCTCACCGCCGCCACCGGCCTCGCCCGCAAGGCCGTACGACCCGACCTGATGCCCGAGTGGCTGCCGGAACTGCCGGGCGCCGCCGCCCGCACCGTGCCGCCCACCTCCCGGGCGGGAGCGAGCGCCGTCTACTACCCGGCCTGCGTCAACCGGATCTTCGCCGGACCCGAGAGCGACGCCACCCCCTCGCTCCAGCAGGCCGTGGTCGACGTCTCCGCCCGCGCCGGCCGGCCGGTCTGGATCCCCGACGACGTCGCGGGCACCTGCTGCTCGACGATCTGGCACTCCAAGGGCTACGAGGACGGCAACACCGTGATGGCCAACCGTGTCGTCGAGGCCGCCTGGGCCTGGACCGACGGCGGACGGCTCCCGCTGGTCGTCGACGCCTCGTCCTGCACGCTCGGCATCCAGCACGAGGTCGTCCCCTACCTCACCGACGCCAACCGGCAACTGCACGAGCACCTCGACGTGGTCGACTCCGTCGTCTGGGCCGCCGAGGAACTCCTGCCCCGGCTGACGGTCCTCCGTACGGCCGGCTCGGCGGTGCTGCACCCGACGTGCTCGATGCACCACCTGGGCGACGTCGACCGGCTCCGCGAGGTCGCCGGGGCCGTCGCCGACGAGGTCGTCGTCCCCGACGACGCCGGATGCTGCGCCTTCGCCGGGGACCGGGGCATGCTGCACAAGGAGCTGACGGCGTCGGCGACGGCCAAGGAGGCCGCGGAAGTGACCTCGCGCGCGTACGACGCCCACCTGTCAGCCAACCGCATGTGCGAGATCGGCATGGACCGTGCGACCGGCCGTGCGTACTACTCGGTCCTGATCGAACTGGACCGGGCGACCCGGCCCTGA
- a CDS encoding RidA family protein — protein sequence MSEPTGKRAVHTPGAPRPAGAYSQGVVAGGFLFTAGFGPQDPVTGAVPEGVAAQTAQVLRNVGAVLAARGLSPRDVVKVTAHLQHLERDFAAYDAAYRAFFEEPCPVRTTVGSDLMDILVEIDVVALLPGPDLPG from the coding sequence ATGAGCGAGCCGACCGGCAAGCGAGCCGTGCACACACCCGGGGCTCCCCGGCCCGCTGGCGCCTACTCCCAGGGCGTGGTGGCCGGCGGGTTCCTCTTCACGGCCGGGTTCGGCCCCCAGGACCCGGTCACCGGCGCCGTACCCGAGGGCGTCGCAGCGCAGACCGCGCAGGTGCTGCGCAACGTCGGCGCGGTCCTGGCCGCGCGGGGCCTGTCCCCGCGGGACGTCGTGAAGGTCACGGCACACCTGCAGCACCTCGAGCGGGACTTCGCCGCGTACGACGCGGCCTACCGCGCGTTCTTCGAGGAACCCTGCCCGGTGCGCACCACCGTCGGCTCCGACCTGATGGACATCCTCGTGGAGATCGACGTGGTGGCCCTCCTGCCCGGCCCGGACCTGCCCGGGTGA
- a CDS encoding mandelate racemase/muconate lactonizing enzyme family protein — MKITDVDVWVVNLPLVNPFTSSFETKTGETRTVVRVRTDAGVEGWGETMWGAPVAAIVRQLVPDLIGTSPFALEGFHRKQHMVPFFYGYLGYAALAAVDVACWDAMGKATGQSVTDLLGGAVRDEVPITALITRADAPGAAPADLPGAMAEHAVRVVDEGGFDAVKLKGTKDCAGDVAVLRAVREALPDVNLRVDPNAAWSVPDSVRAGIALEELDLEYLEDPCVGIEGMAQVKAKVRIPLCTNMCVVRFEDFAPAMRLNAVDVIHGDVYKWGGIAATKALAAHCETFGLGMNLHSGGELGIATAAHLAVVSSTPVLSRAIDSMYYLHADDIIEPLHLENGRLRVPSGPGLGVSVDEDKLRHYAGVNERDGDLTG; from the coding sequence ATGAAGATCACCGACGTCGACGTGTGGGTCGTCAACCTCCCACTGGTCAACCCCTTCACGAGTTCCTTCGAGACCAAGACCGGCGAGACCCGCACCGTCGTGCGCGTGCGCACCGACGCGGGCGTCGAGGGCTGGGGCGAGACCATGTGGGGCGCGCCGGTCGCCGCGATCGTCCGCCAACTGGTCCCGGACCTGATCGGGACCAGCCCCTTCGCGCTCGAGGGCTTCCACCGCAAGCAGCACATGGTGCCGTTCTTCTACGGCTACCTCGGCTACGCGGCTCTCGCCGCCGTCGACGTCGCCTGCTGGGACGCGATGGGCAAGGCCACCGGCCAGTCCGTCACCGACCTGCTCGGCGGCGCCGTCCGCGACGAGGTCCCCATCACCGCCCTGATCACCCGGGCCGACGCGCCCGGCGCCGCACCGGCCGACCTGCCGGGGGCCATGGCGGAGCACGCCGTACGCGTCGTCGACGAGGGCGGATTCGACGCCGTCAAACTCAAGGGCACCAAGGACTGCGCGGGCGACGTCGCCGTCCTGCGCGCGGTCCGCGAGGCGCTGCCCGACGTGAACCTGCGCGTCGACCCGAACGCCGCCTGGTCCGTCCCCGACTCGGTCCGCGCCGGCATCGCGCTGGAGGAACTGGACCTGGAGTACCTGGAGGACCCCTGCGTCGGCATCGAGGGCATGGCGCAGGTCAAGGCCAAGGTACGCATCCCGCTGTGCACCAACATGTGCGTCGTCCGCTTCGAGGACTTCGCCCCGGCCATGCGGCTCAACGCGGTCGACGTCATCCACGGCGACGTCTACAAGTGGGGCGGCATCGCCGCGACCAAGGCCCTCGCCGCCCACTGCGAGACCTTCGGCCTCGGCATGAACCTGCACAGCGGCGGCGAACTCGGCATCGCCACGGCCGCGCACCTGGCCGTCGTGTCGAGCACCCCCGTCCTGTCGCGGGCCATCGACAGCATGTACTACCTGCACGCGGACGACATCATCGAGCCGCTGCACCTGGAGAACGGCCGGCTGCGGGTGCCGTCGGGCCCGGGCCTGGGCGTGAGCGTGGACGAGGACAAGCTCCGCCACTACGCCGGTGTCAACGAGCGGGACGGTGACCTGACCGGATGA